A section of the Microbacterium forte genome encodes:
- a CDS encoding flavin-containing monooxygenase, with amino-acid sequence MAYQVQQTRSGQERERSLQEIREKYAYERDRRIRPDGATQYRSALGEYGYYAKDPYTVRVEREPLHDRVDALIIGAGFGGLLAGAGLRDTGLSSIRLMDEAGDVGGTWYWNRYPGIRCDIESYVYMPLLEETGYVPTERYSTGEEIRQHAVRIAEHYDLRRDFVGHTRATGLTWDEGASEWQVETDRGDVFRARYVITSSGTLTQPKLPGIPGIERFAGHTFHTSRWDYGYTGGSPDGDLSGLADKRVAAVGTGATGLQVIPHLAEHAKQLLVFQRTPSTVDVRDNRPTDPEWAASLAPGWQRERMDNFLAVLAGEVEESLVQDGWTATHALQRSILSGAVDEGVSEEERQHREELEDAATMDRIRARVDEIVEDPATAEVLKPWYRYMCKRPGFSDLYLQAFNRSNVVLVDTADTHGVTALTETSIVVGDAEYEVDCLIFATGFDVGVSGVVSGTLPVVGRGGRSLLEAWGYGPRTLHGFSTHGFPNLFQLGPMQNANSVNFVHILQEQATHIGAVIARAEQVGARRIEPTAEAEDAWCRTVAETARDVSDFQAQCTPGYYNGEGSRSIGGLTFSPGPVVFHRLLREWRSGDMADVLVVSDADDHIRVTAAVGVPA; translated from the coding sequence GCGTATCAGGTGCAGCAGACCCGGAGTGGGCAGGAGCGGGAGCGCTCCCTGCAGGAGATCCGAGAGAAGTATGCGTACGAGCGCGATCGGAGGATCCGCCCGGACGGCGCGACGCAGTACCGCTCGGCGCTGGGCGAGTACGGCTACTACGCGAAGGATCCCTACACGGTGCGTGTCGAGCGGGAGCCGCTGCACGATCGCGTGGACGCGCTGATCATCGGCGCCGGATTCGGCGGGCTGCTCGCGGGGGCAGGTCTGCGCGACACGGGACTCTCGTCGATCCGCCTGATGGACGAGGCGGGAGACGTGGGTGGCACCTGGTATTGGAACCGTTATCCCGGCATCCGCTGCGACATCGAGTCGTACGTCTACATGCCCCTCCTGGAAGAGACGGGATACGTGCCCACCGAGCGCTACTCGACGGGGGAGGAGATCCGCCAGCATGCCGTGCGCATCGCCGAGCACTACGACCTGCGGCGCGACTTCGTCGGGCACACCCGCGCGACGGGTCTCACGTGGGACGAGGGCGCGTCGGAGTGGCAGGTCGAGACGGACCGGGGTGACGTCTTCCGTGCCCGCTACGTCATCACCTCGTCGGGAACCCTGACGCAGCCGAAGCTTCCGGGCATCCCGGGCATCGAGCGCTTCGCCGGCCACACGTTCCACACGAGCCGTTGGGACTACGGATACACCGGCGGATCGCCGGACGGCGATCTCTCCGGTCTGGCAGACAAGCGGGTTGCGGCTGTCGGCACGGGAGCGACCGGGCTGCAGGTGATCCCGCACCTCGCCGAGCACGCGAAGCAGCTGCTCGTCTTCCAGCGCACGCCGTCGACGGTCGACGTGAGGGACAACCGCCCGACCGATCCGGAGTGGGCGGCATCCCTCGCGCCCGGATGGCAGCGCGAGCGGATGGACAACTTCCTCGCCGTGCTCGCGGGGGAGGTCGAGGAATCGCTCGTGCAGGACGGGTGGACGGCGACGCACGCGCTGCAGCGCAGCATCCTCTCCGGTGCCGTCGACGAGGGCGTCTCCGAGGAGGAGCGGCAGCATCGCGAGGAGCTGGAAGACGCCGCGACGATGGACAGGATCCGAGCGCGTGTCGACGAGATCGTCGAGGATCCGGCCACCGCGGAGGTGCTGAAGCCCTGGTACCGGTACATGTGCAAGAGGCCCGGGTTCAGCGATCTCTACCTGCAGGCGTTCAATCGGTCGAACGTTGTACTCGTCGACACGGCGGACACCCACGGTGTCACGGCGCTCACCGAGACGTCGATCGTGGTCGGCGACGCGGAGTACGAGGTGGACTGCCTCATCTTCGCCACCGGATTCGACGTGGGCGTTTCGGGTGTGGTCTCGGGAACGCTCCCCGTCGTCGGTCGAGGCGGGCGTTCGCTGCTCGAGGCCTGGGGGTACGGACCGCGCACGCTCCACGGGTTCAGCACGCACGGGTTCCCCAACCTCTTCCAGCTCGGCCCCATGCAGAACGCGAACTCGGTGAACTTCGTGCACATCCTCCAGGAGCAGGCGACGCACATCGGAGCGGTCATCGCACGCGCCGAGCAGGTCGGGGCTCGCCGTATCGAGCCCACGGCGGAGGCGGAGGATGCGTGGTGCCGCACCGTGGCCGAGACTGCGAGAGACGTCTCGGACTTCCAAGCTCAGTGCACTCCCGGGTACTACAACGGCGAGGGATCCCGATCGATCGGCGGCCTTACATTCTCGCCGGGGCCGGTGGTCTTCCACCGTCTTTTGCGTGAGTGGCGGAGCGGGGACATGGCCGACGTTCTCGTCGTCTCGGATGCCGATGATCACATCCGCGTGACGGCCGCGGTCGGGGTGCCCGCATGA
- a CDS encoding SMP-30/gluconolactonase/LRE family protein — protein MTVATVVGATVVLAGCAPAADDGGSVCEAAGPALEQTSTELLQVTEPHELTGGTLLEGPTFHDDGSLFVVDVMAPAGEAKVLRIDVEEASAEQVFTDETSAFTSAQFHPSDGRLYLTDFLGGDVLSITPDGEDPQAHFTGAVEGVAMLPDDIAFAPDGTMFVTDTRGMDGPGWETPGRVVRIGVDGSASVLADDLPSPNGIVFDEEDAGLWVAQYNANRIDYFALDEERTRVVSAYPAIHVDGGIGRIDSTAVDAEGNIYQAFHEKAEIVVIAKTGEQIGVIRVPGEGLESATNIAIAPGTTDGYLVVSGPAGGFVHTFEAYGEGIRQSNGG, from the coding sequence GTGACGGTCGCGACGGTCGTCGGCGCGACGGTCGTGCTCGCCGGATGCGCGCCCGCGGCGGACGATGGCGGGTCGGTGTGCGAGGCCGCGGGGCCGGCACTCGAGCAGACCTCGACGGAACTCCTGCAGGTCACCGAGCCGCATGAGCTCACCGGGGGGACACTGCTCGAAGGGCCGACCTTCCACGACGACGGCTCTCTGTTCGTGGTCGACGTGATGGCACCCGCGGGCGAAGCCAAGGTGCTGCGAATCGATGTCGAGGAGGCCTCGGCGGAGCAGGTCTTCACGGATGAGACGAGCGCATTCACCTCGGCGCAGTTCCATCCGAGCGACGGGCGTCTGTATCTGACCGACTTCCTCGGAGGCGACGTGCTGAGCATCACGCCCGATGGCGAAGACCCGCAGGCCCACTTCACGGGTGCGGTCGAGGGCGTCGCGATGCTGCCCGACGACATCGCCTTCGCCCCCGACGGGACGATGTTCGTGACCGACACCCGCGGCATGGACGGGCCCGGGTGGGAGACGCCGGGCAGGGTGGTCAGGATCGGCGTCGACGGGTCGGCGAGCGTGCTGGCCGACGATCTGCCCTCGCCGAACGGCATCGTGTTCGACGAGGAGGACGCCGGGCTCTGGGTCGCCCAGTACAACGCGAACCGCATCGACTACTTCGCCCTCGACGAGGAGCGCACGCGTGTCGTCTCGGCGTACCCGGCGATCCATGTCGACGGCGGGATCGGACGCATCGACTCGACCGCGGTGGATGCCGAAGGGAACATCTACCAGGCGTTCCACGAGAAGGCGGAGATCGTGGTGATCGCCAAGACCGGCGAGCAGATCGGGGTGATCCGCGTGCCCGGGGAGGGGCTCGAATCCGCGACGAACATCGCCATCGCGCCGGGGACCACTGACGGCTATCTGGTGGTCAGTGGGCCCGCGGGCGGGTTCGTGCACACCTTCGAGGCGTACGGCGAGGGCATCAGGCAGTCGAACGGGGGATGA
- a CDS encoding LacI family DNA-binding transcriptional regulator produces the protein MSTDEPNASQDAAAIDGRIGRRPTIYDIAQRVGLNPSTVSRALNKPGRTNVATEEKIRAAAAELGYRVNPMARALPTGLSGTYAIVLPDITNPVHFELIRGAEQVARRSGFTLIVSETEGAAEIELETIETLQPSVDGLLVVASRLDDDSLAALAASKPIVGANHSTPSLPSVTPDLESGLTDALDHLRDLGHRSVAYLGLGGARINRARWELTLDLAAARGLGVVEITVDEPTVAGGAESLRRVRASGVTAVLAYNDLVAHGLLRAARSGGLQLPEAFSVIGFDDIFSAELAVPALTTLRSPLREIGTRAMETLIDPERSRTPTKVVLPLELVVRESTAAPTR, from the coding sequence ATCTACGACATCGCCCAGCGGGTCGGACTCAATCCGTCGACCGTGTCGCGCGCCCTGAACAAGCCCGGTCGCACGAACGTCGCCACCGAGGAGAAGATCCGCGCGGCTGCTGCAGAACTCGGCTATCGGGTGAACCCCATGGCTCGGGCGCTTCCCACAGGGCTCTCGGGGACATATGCGATCGTCCTCCCCGACATCACCAACCCCGTGCACTTCGAGCTGATCCGTGGCGCGGAGCAGGTCGCGCGGAGGAGCGGCTTCACTCTGATCGTCTCTGAGACCGAGGGTGCTGCCGAGATCGAGCTCGAGACGATCGAGACGCTGCAGCCGTCCGTGGACGGCCTCCTCGTCGTCGCCTCTCGCCTCGACGACGACTCGCTGGCAGCGCTGGCTGCGAGCAAGCCGATCGTCGGAGCCAATCACTCCACACCGTCGTTGCCGAGCGTCACCCCAGACCTCGAGTCCGGCCTCACCGACGCACTCGACCATCTGCGCGACCTCGGACACCGTTCCGTCGCGTACCTCGGTCTCGGCGGCGCCCGGATCAACCGGGCACGATGGGAGCTCACTCTCGATCTCGCGGCCGCACGAGGCCTGGGGGTGGTGGAGATCACCGTGGACGAGCCGACGGTCGCGGGCGGCGCTGAGTCCCTCCGACGCGTCCGGGCCAGCGGCGTCACCGCCGTCCTCGCCTACAACGACCTCGTCGCGCACGGACTCCTTCGGGCCGCGCGCAGCGGCGGTCTGCAGCTGCCCGAGGCCTTCAGCGTGATCGGCTTCGACGACATCTTCAGCGCCGAGCTGGCCGTTCCCGCGCTCACGACTCTGCGCTCTCCGCTCCGCGAGATCGGCACCCGCGCGATGGAGACACTCATCGACCCTGAGCGGAGCAGGACACCGACGAAGGTCGTCCTGCCGCTCGAGCTCGTCGTGCGGGAGTCCACGGCGGCACCGACGAGGTGA